Proteins encoded by one window of Nicotiana tabacum cultivar K326 chromosome 10, ASM71507v2, whole genome shotgun sequence:
- the LOC107767148 gene encoding mannose-1-phosphate guanylyltransferase 1 produces MKALILVGGFGTRLRPLTLNVPKPLVDFANKPMILHQIEALKAIGVTEVVLAISYQPKIMQNFLKEFEKKDIKITCSEETEPLGTAGPLALARDILRDDSDEPFFVLNSDVICDYPLKEMIEFHKSHGGEASIMVTKVDEPSKYGVVVMEEGTGRVETFVEKPKIFVGNKINAGIYLLNPSVLDRIELKPTSIEKEVFPSIAAEKKLRAMVLPGFWMDIGQPKDYITGLRLYLDSLRKRSSPDLAVGPHILGNVLIDESAVIGDGCLIGPDVAIGPGCVIESGVRLSRCTIMRGVRIKKHACISSSIVGWHSTVGRWARVENMTILGEDVHVGDEVYSNGGVVLPHKEIKSSILKPEIVM; encoded by the exons ATGAAGGCACTCATCCTCGTAGGGGGTTTTGGAACAAGGCTGAGGCCGCTGACCCTCAACGTGCCAAAGCCCCTAGTTGACTTTGCTAACAAGCCCATGATACTACATCAG ATTGAAGCACTAAAAGCTATTGGAGTGACTGAAGTAGTTTTGGCAATTAGCTACCAGCCGAAG ATAATGCAAAACTTCTTGAAAGAGTTCGAGAAAAAGGATATCAAGATCACTTGCTCGGAAGAGACAGAGCCTTTGGGCACAGCAGGACCACTGGCTTTAGCTCGTGATATATTGAGAGATGACTCTGATGAGCCCTTTTTCGTCCTCAATAGTGATGTTATATGTGACTACCCGTTGAAAGAAATGATTGAGTTTCACAAATCCCATGGTGGGGAAGCTTCCATTATGGTTACGAAG GTTGatgaaccatcaaaatatggtGTGGTCGTCATGGAAGAAGGGACTGGGAGAGTCGAAACGTTTGtagaaaaaccaaaaatattcGTGGGTAACAAGATCAACGCTGGAATTTACTTGTTGAACCCTTCTGTTTTGGATCGGATTGAGTTGAAGCCCACCTCAATCGAGAAGGAGGTCTTCCCCAGCATTGCAGCAGAGAAGAAGCTCCGCGCCATGGTTCTACCCGGGTTTTGGATGGACATTGGTCAGCCAAAGGATTACATTACAGGCTTGAGACTGTACCTGGATTCCTTGAGGAAAAGGTCCTCACCTGATTTGGCTGTTGGGCCACATATTCTTGGAAACGTGTTAATAGACGAGAGTGCTGTAATAGGAGATGGATGTCTTATTGGCCCAGATGTGGCGATTGGTCCCGGATGTGTTATTGAATCTGGAGTTAGGCTTTCACGTTGTACTATCATGCGTGGTGTACGGATTAAAAAGCATGCCTGCATCTCAAGTAGCATTGTTGGATGGCACTCAACTGTTGGGCGATGGGCTCGAGTAGAGAACATGACAATCTTAGGAGAAGATGTTCATGTTGGCGATGAAGTCTACAGCAATGGAGGTGTTGTTCTACCGCACAAAGAGATAAAATCCAGCATTCTGAAGCCAGAGATTGTCATGTGA